TCTTTGTTTTGTTCGTCAAAAGATGGCCCTTGCCACCTTTGCGTCTCATTATTTTGCCTTTTTTTGTGATCTTGAACCTTTTCTTGGTCGCCCTGCGTGTCTTCATCTTAGGCATGTCATCTTCCTCCTTGCGTTGCTTTCATCTATTTGGGGGCTACAACCATTATTACGGCGCGGCCTTCCTTGACGGGCGGCTTCTCCACCTGCCCGAACTCAGCTATATCGGCTTTTAACCGCTCTATGACCTTATCCCCAAGCTCGGGGTGAGCCATCTCACGGCCCCTGAAAATAAGCGTTACCTTGACTTTATCCTTACGTTCCAGGAACTTCTTGATAAAACCCAGTTTAACCAGGTAATCGTGATCCCCGATCTTGGGCTTAAGCCTGATCTCCTTGATATGTGTGGCGTGCTGTTTTTTCCTCGCCTCTTTCTCTTTCTTCTCCTGCTCATACTTGTACTTGGAGAAGTCCATTATCCTGCAGACCGGAGGCCTTGCCATCGGAGCTATTTCCACCAGGTCCAACCCTGCCTGTTGCGCGAGTTTGAGGCCTTCTTCCGGAGGCATAACCCCCAGCTGTTTACCATCCTCGCCAATGACCATTACCTCGCGTATCCTTATCCTGTCATTTACCCTTATTGACTTAGCCTGGAACTGGATTGCCGTGACCTCCTATTTTTTCTCTTTTACTTCCGTGACTATCTTGTCCGCAAAATCCGCAAGTTTCATGGGACCAAGGTCTCCCTTGCTCCTCTCCCTTACGGATACGCTCTCCGCCTGGGCTTCTTTCGCGCCCACTATCAGCATATAGGGCACCTTCTGGACCTCGGCGTCCCTTATCTTATGCTGCATCCTGCCGCTTTTGTCGTTTATCTCTACCCTTATGTCCCTGTCTCGAAGGGTTTGAGCAACTTTTTCGGCATAAGCCATATGCTCATCGGATATCGGTATTATAACAGTTTGCACCGGAGAAAGCCAGACCGGAAAAGCCCCGGCATAGTGCTCTATCAACAGCGCAAGGGTCCTTTCGTAGCAGCCTATAGAAGACCTGTGTATTACCATCGGGGTCTTTAGCGACCCGTCCTTATCTACATATTCCATCCCGAACCTTCCCGGCAGCGCAAAATCCACCTGCACGGTAAAGATCGTGTCTTCCTTGCCGTAAACGTTCTTGAACTGAATATCAAGTTTAGGCCCATAGAAAGCAGCTTCCCCGTCCGCCTCTTTATAGTCAAGCTTGATATCGTCGAGGATCTTCTTCATTATCTTCTGCGACTCTTCCCAGGCCTTTGGGTCGTCTATATACTTTTCTTTATTTTTGGGGTCCCACTTCGAGAATCTGTACCATATCTCGTTCTCTATGCCAAGGGTCTTCATTACGAACTTGATCAGGTCCAGGACCTTCTTGAACTCTTCTTCCAGCTGCTCCGGAAGGCATATGATATGCGCGTCGGCCAGGGTAAACTGCCTGACGCGGGTAAGCCCGTGCATCTCCCCTGAGCTTTCGTTCCTGAAAAGGACCGCATTTTCGCAGTACTTAAGGGGCAGGTCCTTGTAGCTCCTGGTCTTGGATTTATATATCATGAACTGGAACGGGCATGTCATGGGCCTTAAGGCAAGGATCTCTTCGTCCTTACTGTTAATTATGAACATCCCTTCCCTGTAGTGATCCCAGTGCCCGGATATCTTGTAAAGGTCGCTCTTTGCCATATAAGGCGTCTTGGTGAGAAGATACCCTCTCTTCTCCTCCTCATCTTCCACAAACCTCTGGAGTATTTGGATTATCTTGGCGCCCTTCGGCATTATGAGCGGGAGGCCTTGCCCCACGGCTTCGTGAGTGGTAAAGATCTCCAATGTCCTGCCGACCTTATTATGGTCGCGTTTTTCCGCCTCTTCCTTGGCCTTAAGGTAATTCTCCAGCTCTTCTTTCGTCGCAAAAGCCGTGCCGTAAATGCGTTGCAGCATTTTATTCTTTTCGCTTCCGCGCCAATATGCGCCGGTAGCGGAGAGCAGCTTGAAGGCCTTTATCTGGCCAGTAGAAGCTATATGCGGACCCTTGCACAGGTCCGTAAAATCCCCGCTCTTATACAATGATACTTTTTCATCGGGGATATCCTTAATAAGCTCAACCTTATAGGACTCTCCCATCTTTTCAAAGAGCTTTACGGCCTCAACTTTGCCGAGCTCGGACCTTTCGAACTTTTGGTTCTCCTTTATGATCCTGGCCATCTCGGCTTCTATCTTGGGCAAGTCTTCCTCAGAAAACGGCTGCGGAGAGTCAAAATCATAATAAAAACCGTCCTCTATAGCCGGCCCTATAGCCAGTTTTACGCCCGGAAACAGCCTTTTTACGGCCTGGGCCATCACATGTGAGGTCGAATGCCTTAAAGTATCGAGTTCCATAGTAAAAAATAGAAAAATGGTGGGCCTAAGAGGACTCGAACCTCTGACCTCTTCCATGTCAAGGAAGCGCTCTAACCAACTGAGCTATAAGCCCACGCAATGAACCTAAATTATAGCGATTATAGGGTGTTAAGTCAAGGATTATAGAACGGGCGGAGGAAAG
The sequence above is drawn from the Candidatus Margulisiibacteriota bacterium genome and encodes:
- a CDS encoding bL35 family ribosomal protein; this encodes MPKMKTRRATKKRFKITKKGKIMRRKGGKGHLLTNKTK
- the infC gene encoding translation initiation factor IF-3 encodes the protein MQFQAKSIRVNDRIRIREVMVIGEDGKQLGVMPPEEGLKLAQQAGLDLVEIAPMARPPVCRIMDFSKYKYEQEKKEKEARKKQHATHIKEIRLKPKIGDHDYLVKLGFIKKFLERKDKVKVTLIFRGREMAHPELGDKVIERLKADIAEFGQVEKPPVKEGRAVIMVVAPK